Part of the Rana temporaria chromosome 11, aRanTem1.1, whole genome shotgun sequence genome, TTAATAAATAGTAACAAATTACATAGTATAATTTATACACCTGGGACAGTCGTACAAGTATAACACTACAGGAGCTAGAATAGCTCTAATTAAAACCTGTAATCAATGGCCGGCCAAAAAATGCACGTATGAAGCTGGTTCATATAGCGTGCAACAAACAACACATAAAAAGACATAGACAATGACAAACATGTGGGACATAAATAACTATGGCAATCCGGACGCCAGATGGATCACTTTTGCTGTCAATTCTATTCGGAAATCCGATATAGTGTACTTGGCATAAGCCttgtgagaaaaaagagagaattgGCAGCAAGAGTGCCCCCGCAGTGGATAACTGAGGTTACCGGACCTGAATTCCGTAGGAATAGTGGTCTTGCATGCATGAACCTGATGGCAAAATCAGATAAAggttcatgtgtatgaggcttgggCATACATTTTGGGTAAATTACAAAAtgaaagaaagtaaaaaataattctgtGTGGGCTGCCCTGCCTGCAAGAAGGATATATTGTACAGTTCCTATTTGGTCTCCAGAGATTCCGATGTGTGAAGCGGTTAGATGCAAAATTTAATATAAGAGTTTATATGCTACCACCGAAGATCTGTATTGTAGACTTCCTGATGTTAGCAGAGCATGTGAAAAAAGGTTTTGGAACGATCTTACCAGTAAGGTTCACAGGTTCACAATGATCCGGGATCCGTTGGCTAATGATTGCCTCCTGACTGTTGTATTGTCCAGTCGCTGTAATCGGCGTCTGTGATCAGTCAGATGCGCCTATGTGTGTCAGCGTGCAGGGAGGATGATGCGGCCATACAGTCCGGTCATGTGATTCAGTTCCCACAGATCCGCTAGGCTGGCAAGTCCAGCTATACACTTCTGGAGGTAGTCAATATGTGACTCTGGTGCGCACCAGGTATTTGGTGCTCTCTAGAAGTAGTGTAGAGCATCCGCTCGCTTCTTCTCACTCGCGTATTCCCGCGAGTCACCACTTCAGTTTCCCGCTGCTATGGGGCATTGAAAGAGTGGCgtccggagccgtgatgacgtcaacgcgtttcgtagTGTTGATACGTAACTTCGTCTGGACGGTGAGAGAGAGGCGTGCGTCGCTCCTTTATATGCTATCGGCGCACGCCTGTCTCTCATTGAttagaaaagtgaaaaaatatacggAGTTCCGTTTAATAGACTTAGATGACATTTTAGTGCTAAATGCCTCCATCCAATCAAACAGAACCCATTAAGCCTGTCACATATAACAAAACACACATAAGAAGACTATATAGACATATAGGTTGATAAAATAGATATAGGCAGCTAAATTTCTCGGGGTGCACAGGGAACTTCAATATTGGGCAATCAGACTTACAGATGAAGGCCCCTCATATGTATAGTTTAACCCATAGTGTGACTTGAAGGGGAGAAAACATATTGTTATTGCCCCTACAGGGTACATGCTCATAATGAGATCACACTTGGCATGTATAGTGTAGTGCTGGTGCCCCATGCAGGGCCCATACAAAAAGCCAAGATGCTATGGAGAGATTTGTAAGGACTAGCAGGAGAGAAAGCAGAGAATTGTTAAATAGAGAGTCTGCCCAGATGGACAGACATAGACAGATCTAGATATTGATAATGCAGTATATCAATAGAACTAGTCTGGACATGAGTGCTATTAATCAAAGACCCCTGTACCAATGTGTGTATGCATATAACTGTACAAACACACCTTAGTTCAACCTCTATGGGTATGTAGGTGCATAAAGGTAAAGAGGGAGAGCAAGCGCGCTAGGAGTGAAGACAGAGACAAGGCCCCCACCCCGTGGGGGGCACAGTATGCAGGCATAAGATTATATACTTGCTTTAAAAGGACAAGTATATAGTTAAACTAAGAACGAAGCAGGAATTAAATATGCTCTAAGATTGATTGAATAGAGTAGGGATTTAAACAGAAAAAGAGGCCGACAGCCTACTGGTCCAGAAAGGGTTGCATGCTTAATTCCGTGTTCATGCCAAGAGGCATGAGAGTTTTAAGGGTGAAGATCCACCATTTTTCCTTCTGGAGAAGTATTCTGTCAAAATCGCCCCTTCTGGTGGGCAGATGCAACGCATATATGCCCTTAATTTTCATGCCGTCCGGTTTGCCTTGATGGCATTCCGCAAAATGCTGTGCTACTGGACTTTCCTGTTTAGGTTCCTTGTCTCtgtctttctctttctttatttctcgcAGGTGCTCCCCTATTCTAGTTCTGAGCTGCCTTTTGGTTTTCCCTATATACATCTTTTTACAGGGGCAGGTTATCGTATAGACAACCCGTTCGGTCGAACAATTGATGAGATCCCTGATCTCGTACTCTTTGGAGCCAGTAGCATCCATAAAGGTACGTGTTCTGTCGACAAAGGGACAAACTTGACATCTCGTACAGGGGAACATGCCCAGGCTACGTGGGTACTCGGACAGCCATGTTTTATTAGGTTGCCTGACATACTCCGATTGGACCAGAATGTCGCCCAAATTTTTCGCTCTGCGAGCCACCATTTTAGGGCGCTCGCCAACGATGTCTGCTAAATTTTTATTGCTGGTGAGAATGCCCCAGTGTTTTGAAAGTATTTCTCTTACCCTGTCCCATTGGGAGCCATAGGTGGTGATTATCCTCACTGGTCCACTCTCACCTTTTTGGATGCAGTGAACACCGTCAGCGGCCCACTGAGacgggtgccggtccaggcaatTGGGTGGATCCCGACTCTGTTGTCATGATCTTGcccaagcctggaccggctctgtggcaTCAGCCGACAACGGGCTTCAGCgtaccatcttctgaaatacgggtaacaggagtgcagaacaaactgtacTACTGTGACCCACAGAAGTACAGTCAAACAAGCCTTggttatacttctcctttaacacacACTTTGTATATATGAGCATAGAAACTTCAAAAAAAAGTCTCTCATATATTGAAAGTCTATTACAGTGATTGTGTCACTCCAACACACACGCCAGTCAACATCCAAAAATTCCTCTGTGTATGCTTTACACCAGTGCACTCACAACCAATGGTATCAGATCATCCAGGCCTCTTGTCCTTATGGTTTTCCACAAATTACAGTATATGCCCCTTTAAGGGGTCAGGGATACACTTATATGCACTCAATGCCATAAATAGGATGGGTAAAACAACCCTAGAGTGTAGtattaaatgttttataaaaatgtattcagtattgcactcacatagatataaaaaaaatggctatCTTATAATACAAGAATCAAGCTCAGGCAAAATGGTGGCACCTCGACTTCCAGTCACAGTGCACAATGACGTCACCCAGCACCTGTTGAAAACATAACAGCCTTTTCATGTCAGACCATTGTTGATTTGAGAAATAAAGGTTTTTTTATGGCCTGGGTTATCAAGAGTCTAAAGAtttaaaggcagaaagtttttttatcttaatgcagttaGATAAAACAACTTCTGTGTTTAGAAGCCTACCGAGCAcctcctaattacttacctgagccccatctctctccagcgatgtccatgagtgtcttagctgtccgggactctcctcctgattggctgagacacagcagttgcGCCATTGGCccctgcagctgtcaatcaaagtccgtTAGCTaatcaggggagagggggtgggacCGGGTTggggctttgtgtctgaatggacacacaaagctgtgACTCAActcgggtgcccctatagcaagctgcttgctgtgggagcactctccgggagggaggggccaggagcagcaaaaagggaaccgagaagaggaggatctgggctgctctgtgcaaaaccaactgcacaatggaggcaagtataacatttttgttttgtttttttaaaagacttTACAATAACTCTGTATTTATACCGCCGCTtcagggtatgtaatctgcgggactgggcgttcctaattgattgacatccttccgaccggcgcatacagcgcgtcacgagttgctgaaagaagccggactgcgagtcggctctatacggcgcctgcgcaccgacgttcggcttcctttggcaactcgtgacgcgctgtatgcgccggtcggacggatgtcaatcaattaggaacgcccagtcccgcagattacatacccggaagcgacggtgaaaatatggtatgtacgtcaatgaaaaaaaaaaaaaaaacagcctaatgtcattctgacaactcggctgaatgtaataataaaaaaaaaaaatttgggtgaacccccgctttaactccgGGTTTCttgtcattttaaaaaatttatttgGACAAAGATGTTCCAGATGAACTGTTTCTTTCACTTATAAATGTGATGGCTGGGAGCACACTGTATGTACTATATGTATCAGCTACATACGGTATACAGCGCTGTTTTTTTGGCAGTgggattgtgtttattttttcattcatataTAAAGCAAAATTGTATtcctatttaaagtggatgtaaaccctctcctatacccggTGAAATTCCAGCCTCAGTTGATACAGAGATTACGCAAATCTCCCTACACAAAttctacatgtatatctgctgtcttcagcttgctataGTCTTTATAATTCTTAGATCATGTTAGAATTTGtacttcctcattcagcagtagGAATGTGGTCTTGGCATACTCTTTGTGACAgcagattggaggaaaggcagaaTAATGAGGATGctttcagagctgtgctgtgacaatgcaagctctctgctaatctatttatagtacCCTCCCCGACACAGATTTCAGGTTGATTTTATCTCCCGTCTCTGAGAACTTGAAACTGCAGAAAGACACCGGACTCTGGAGAGGgagaagtaaacactacagatgtgtatctaggtcaaatttcatgaatcaggtttacatccactttaacgctTATCAAGATTAAATAACttttccctatccgtctttcaggacagccacaacttgagagataggctcctcctcttccttaggaaacactgcccagcctttaaaatctctcctccccctgctagacctcagttcttagtgtttcctccggtggggagacactgctAAGGAACCAGGCAGAGCAGTCAGGGGactgtggccatcattatttttcCTATGGAGGAGGCAAGGGCTTCCTAAAGGAGATTGGGCGAAAGAACTTACCGCCAAAAGAAACGCACCCCAACCAGGTCGAGCGCGACAGACGGTTTGTGGGGGGGTCCCTATCGTGTCCACAGGACCGCGGCGGGGGAATTCAGCTCCGGGCACCCTGATTACAGGCCgcacattgtttttttcttttaaaaaatgcgGGCCGAGTGGcgggcgacgtcatttccggTGCGCCTCGGAAAGGATTCCCTATGAcccgcgacttccggttccgggtcgcggcGCTGATAAGAGACCCACGCGTCCTGCTGGAGGTGTCGGATACTCGTTGGGACGAGTTAGACACAGCACAACCACCCCGCTATGTCGGTGACCTCTCCGGAACGGGACCCGACTAGGGACGCTACCTCCAGCCAGTCCAAGGTAAGGGTTCCTGGGGAGGGTTCCCAAAACTTTAGACTATGTCTCTTTTCCTTCCTCTATTTTTCCCTTGGTggttgggggagaggagggaaagacAGCAGGGCACCTAGCAGTAGTGTCTGTCTAGTGCTTCCCAGAGGGTTGTAACCatgttgttatttaaaaaaaataaaaaaaaaaaaaaaactttttttatatctctGCTCTTTTAATGTGGGTCCTTATGTCTTCTATTTTCCAGAAGAGCCTAGAAAAGAGccaagaaaaaacaggaaggacACATAGTTCTAAGAAGAAGTGTGCTTCCTGTAGGGATTCCCTTCCTGATTCTTGGGCAAAAGTTTTATGCAGAGATTGCATAAACTCTCTAGTTAGGGAAAGGGATGCAGAACAGGAGGATAGTCTAGCTGCTTCAGTTAAGGAACTAGCCTCTACCTTTTCCTCTTTCAAAACCTTGTTTGAAAGGGTGCAACCCCCCCTGGTACCCACACAGGTTACAGCCCACCCTGATGTTCAGGGTCCTGCACCTGCCTCTCCTGATCCTTCAGCGGAAGCAGTTGATTTTGCAGGCCCTTCTCAGGGGCAGCACTCCTTAATGGAGAATGTTGCTTTCGACTCGCAGGCAGAGTCAGGTGAAGAAGACCAGGACAGTGAGTCCAAGAAGTCTTCCAGATACAAGCTATCTCTGGATGAGGTTGAGGAACTACTAGGGGCCATTTACACGACCCTAGGCATTCACACGGATATTAAACCTCTTAGtctccatgaccagatgtacaaAGGTCTAGGGGAACACAAGGGCAGGGTTTTCCCAGTGCACGATCTTCTGGTTGATACTgttaagaaggagtggcaggacCCTGAAAGAAAGCCTTTCTTTTCTCAATCCCTTAAGAGAAGGTTTCCCTTTGCGGAAGATTCCACGTCTGTTTGGAATAAGAACCCTAAGTTAGATGCGGCCTTTTCACAAGTCTCTAAAAAGACTGATTTAGCATTTGAGGATATGGGCAACCTGACGGATGCTATGGATAAGAGAATGGACTCGTTGTTGAAAAAAGCATGGGAGTCCATAATTGGCAATTTAAAACCAGAATTAGCAGTTACAGTAGTGGCCCGTAATTTAGAACACTGGCTCTCAAAGATCCAAGAACATATTGAGGCAGATACGGACAAGGACACTATTTTGGCTTCCTTCCCCACAATTTTAAAAGGGGTAGCCTACATTGCGGATGCCTCAGCAGAATCCGTCCGCATGTCAGCCAGGTCAGCAGCCCTGGCTAATTCTGCcagaagagctctctggctcaagacttggtCAGGAGACATTGCGTCCAAGTCTAAGTTATGTGGGATTCCCTTTACAGGAGATCTCCTATTTGGTCCTGACCTGGAGTCAGTCTTAGACCGCACGGCGGATAAGAAAAAATCTTTTCCGTTTAAACGTAAAACTCCACAAAAAGGAAGAGGGTTTCGTCCCCAAAGACAAACAGGGGTCCCGAAACCAGAGACTCAAAAAAGGATCTGGACACCTAGGGGTAGGGGAAGAGGAGCGATTTTTCGCCCACCTGAccagccccccaaaaaacaatgactcccagatcagagtggggggaaggttgggggccttcctcccacaatgggagtcTTTTTCCCCAAACAGGTACGTATTGGCGATAGTGAGAAGGGGGTATTCCCTAGAGTTCTCATGCCTTCCGCCACAGAGGTACCTGGTCACTCAGCTTCCCAGAGCCAAGGAAAAAACAGAAGCTCTAGTGGGGGCCttgagggatctggaggtccaaaatgttgtttgcagagtcccaaaaggagaggagaaaagagggttTTACTCCCACGTTTTCGTGGTAAAGAAACCCTCTGGCAAGTACAGGTTAATCTTAAACCTGAAACCACTGAACAAGTCAGTAACATACAAAAGATTCCGTATGGAGTAAATTTTCACGGTAAGGGCCCTCCTACCACAGAATTGCTTTATGGTCTCCCTGGACCTcagggacgcgtacctgcacgtaCCCATTGCAGAGGGGTCTCAGGAGTTTCTACGGCTAGCGATAGACTTGGGAACTTCGGTGGTGCACCTACAGTTCCAGGCCTTGCCATTCGGTCTATCCTCCTCACCCCgcgtgttcacaaaggtcctggCGGAACCAATAGCTTTTCTGCGTCTTCAGGGAGTGGGtataatagcgtacctggacgacctgcttcttttTGCAGCCTCTCCGGAACAAGTCTCCAGGGACCTGGAACTAACCAAAAAGACCCTTATGGACCTAGGTTGGCTGTTAAACCTGGAAAAATCCAGTCTAATACCATCGCAGCGCATTCCTTATTTAGGGTACACCCTGGACTCCACCCTGCTAAGGGTCTTCCTTCCATTAGAGAAGGCTCTAAAGTTAGAAAAGTCAGTATCTGccctccagggcagccatcaggtttCAATCAGATTCCTGATGTCAACACTAGGACTGTTAACTTCCACTCTACCGGCAGTCCAGtgggcagggattcactttcgGGCCCTGCAGGCCTTTGTACTCAGAATCTGGGACCACAGCTCAGAACACCTAGACGTCCTGGTACAGGTCCCAAGTCAGGTAAagagatccctctggtggtggagaaagatcACCAATCTGTCACAGGGTCGTCTATGGCATATCCGGTCTCCATTGATTGTCACCACAGACGCCAGCggcagaggttggggggctcaccTGGGGGTACTTCCAGCACAGGGTGTTTGGGAAGTGGCAGAGCTGAAACATTCCTCCAactggaaggagctgagggcGATCGGTTTAGCTCTCATCTTCTTTCAGGAGAGACTTCGAGGACACCACATCCAGGTGAGGTCAGACAATGCGTCGGCCgtggcctatgtaaacaagcaggGTGGCACCAGGTGTGTAGCCCTGTCGGCCATAACAACAAGAATCTTTCGCTGGGCCGAAACAAACACCCTGTCCTTATCAGCAGTTTTTCTAAGGGGGATAGAAAACAGTACAGCGGATTTCCTCAGTCGAAGTCAACTGAGGGAAGACGAGTGGTCCCTCAATCAGGAGGTCTTCCATCTTTTGGTCAAGAGATGGGGGTCTCCGGAGATAGATCTCTTCGCATCCAGGGAGAACGCAAAAACACATTGGTTTTTCTCTCGGGGCAGGGGAGAGGGAGCAAGAGGGATAGATGCCCTATCCCAGAGCTGGCGATTCGGGATTTGTTACGCCTTCCCACCCCCAGCTCTTCTACCACTGGTCCTGAGAAAATTTCAGCTGGAGAACACCTCACTTATCCTTGTGGCACCCCactggcccaagagggcttgGTTTTCGGTTCTCAAGCAACTGACCACAGaaccccctctttttcttcctcttcgagaggatctcctctcgcaGGGTCCAGTTCTGTGCCCTCAGGTACACAGGTGGAACCTTGCGGCGTGGTTACTGAGGAGTCCTTGCTGAGGTCCAGAGGTTTTTCGGACAAACTGACTGCCACCCTTCTTAACAGTAGGAAGAAGGAGACACGTTCTATTTATAGAAAAGTTTGGATTCGTTTTAATACTTGGTGCCAGGAATTTTCCTTTCCAACACAAAGCCACAAGTCCGTTCTGGAATTTCTCCAGTGCGGAGCGGATAAAGGCTTGTCAGTGAGTACCCTTAAAGGCCAGGTCTCAGCACTCAGTGTGTTTCTAGAGAGCCCTCTAGCATCCAATCCCTGGGTCATCAGGTTCTTTAGGGCTTTGTCCAGACAGAAACCTTCCCAGGGACCTTCCTTCCCCAAGTGGGATCTATCACTAGTTTTACAGGTGCTAACAGGGTTGCCCTTTGAACCCTTAGACAAGTGTTCTTTAAAGGATCTAACATTTAAAACAGTCTTTTTAGTTGCAGTGACTACTGCCAGGAGGGTCAGTGAATTGGAAGCCCTGTCCATTCGTCCTCCTTTTTGTGTAATTTTCCCGGATCGAGTTGTTTTTAAAACCGATCCGGCCTTCCTTCCGAAAGTGGCTTCCAAGTTCCATAGAAGCCAGGAGGTTGTGTTACCCTCATTTTGTTCCAATCCCTCTGGTGAAAGGGAATTTAAGTTTAGTACACTAGATGTTAGGAGATGTATCCTACAGTACTTGGAGCTGACTCGAGCTTTTAGGAAGTCAGACTCTTTGTTCGTTTTGTTTTCTGGGACCAGAAAGGGACAGAAAGCGTCTCGGCGCACTATTGCTAGGTGGCTCAGACTAGTTATTGGGCAGGCTTACTCCTTGACTGGTAGGGAAGTCCCTACAGGAATTAAGGCACACTCTACTCGGGCGGTGGCTACTTCTCAGGCTGAAAGGGCTGGAGCGACGCCAGATCAAATATGCAGAGCCGCAACTTGGTCCAGCTACGCCACTTTCATCAAGCATTACAGAGTAGACCTGGTGTCAGCAGGTGAACAAGCCTTTGGGAGAAAAGTCTTGCAAGCCGTGGTCCCACCCTAAATTGTAAGTACTCGATTATCctctcaagttgtggctgtcctgaaagacggatagggaaaaatggagttacacttaccggtaacgtcctttccagtagtctttcaggacagccctagtTACCCTCCCGAAAAGTAAGAAGAAGGGGTTTCTAATCCAGGAACATAGTATGATATTGATGTGTTAACTATGGATTactaacatgttcttgtgtctccccagcggaccggagtgctcgtataaaaactgaggtctagcagggggaggagagattttaaaggctgggcagtgtttcctaaggaagaggaggagcctatctctcaagttgtggctgtcctgaaagactactggaaaggacgttaccggtaagtgtaactccatttttccTCTCCTTAGCATTACAGTATTAACCCGCGACTCTTATTTTttactgttcattttttttcttcattttgctTTCCATGCTTGTGccaaaaacattattttagtGTGTTTAACCACCTTAATACCggccattttcacccccttcctgcccaggccaattttcagctttcatcgctgtaacattttaaatgacaattgtgcgttcatgcaacactatacccaaaaattggtggtatttgatcacctctgcggtttttattttttgcgcgataaaccaaaaagtgtaaattttgaaaaaaatcactttttgctataataataaatatcccattttttttttaaacatattttttcctcagtttaagccgatgtgtattctacatatttttgattaaaaaaaaaatgcattaatgaCCATTCTAGATATTGTTATCGAGATTGATCCTACATGTATACGTGTATTGAAAATTTTCTGAATAAAActgttattggaaaaaaaaaaaatgcaataagcatatattgagtgGTTTGCACAAACTTTATAGTGCCTACAGtataggttattgatttatggcatttaatttttttactagtaatggcggggatctgcgatttttatcatgactgtgcggtggacagatcaaacacttttgacactattttgggaccattgacatttatacagcgaacagtgctataaaaatgcactgattactgtataaatgtcattggcagggaaggagttaacactaggggccgatcaaggggttaaatgtgttacctagggagtgattctaactggagggggggtggaacggactaggggaggagaccgatcggtgttcctatataatataacacgatctgtctcctctaacCTGGCAGGATGTAGATCTGTGTGTTTGCACTAAGCataagctccggcgtgttcgcacagtccacgtgcagagcccgctaggaagtctgcacagcgctGTGCTaaccacagccagggagacatttcctgatctctgcagccgagcattgggACAGTGTCTCCCTGCctatgattagcgcagtgccgtgcagacttcctggcgggctctgcacgtggactgtgcgaacacgccggagctcatccctagttttcacacacagatccacattccTGCTCTGTTACGAGCGATCACGGGTACCCGGCGGACATAGCAGCTGCCGGCACATGCACCGGCTCCTCGTGACGCGGCGGGACCCCCTATACCGCCAGGAAGTCAAAAATGTCATATGACTATACCTGGGTAGtgaagtggtttaacaggacaaatGTATAGAATAAAAAACTTtagaaacaaaaaggaaaaatttcctcattgcccaaaaatatgtagtgtaACAAAAACACTCTTAATTATCTGAACACTAGATAAAAACCATGTGATCACAATAAGGAGCACTATCACTCCCCTAGAAACAGCAACATGTCGTCTGCATTCAACGCGACCTTCTCTTCTCCTGTTGCCCTCCTAAATCCCTGTATGTTTCAGGAGGATCTTATAGCAAACGCCAGTGGCTCCAATGCGagggcgaagagcaggggtgataatggacacccctgcctcgctCCCCTCACCAACTGGGAGCACTCTACATTTATTCTTACTTTGGCCCTAGGTGCCCGATATGATATTCTGATCCATTGAACAAAATTGGGTTCAAATTCCGCTAATACTTGCCAGAGATAATGCCATTCAAGGCTGCCAAATGCCGTAAACGTGTCCAGTGACAAGATGGCCcttgtcccctccctttctgTTGGTAACTGGAGGTTTAAATATGCCCGCCTTATATTCACGCTTGTGGCTCTAACCGGTATAAAACCTGATTGGTCTGGATGTATACACTTAGAAGGAGGGTTAAATAGAATCATTTCAAACACCTTTACTAGAATTCTTACAGCTGAACATAATAGGAATATTGGCCGATAAGATGCTGTATtaagttgattttttttccccactcatTTGGCAGTACAATAATTCAGTACTTCCAATTTTGGGAGCAATATGTTTCCATACTGCTTGTATATTTCTATTGGCAAGTCATTTGGTCCTGGGGCTTTGTGGTTTGCCATGGCTGCTGTTGGACTTTGTAGCTCTTCCAATGTGATTGGGGCCTTTAGTCCCTCCCTATCCTCTTTTGAGAGTGACGGCATCCTCAACCTTCTAAAGAAATCCTATATCTTGTCCTCTACATCTACCTGTGATGTACTGTACAGGTTTtcataataatttttaaatacattcaaTATTTCTGGTACAGACCTAGCGATTCTGCGCCACTCGACCAAAATGGTAGATGAGGGTACACTAGCTTTAACTATTGGGGTCAGGATGTGTCCCACTCGTTCTCCCTCCCAAAAAAGCTTTGTTTCTGAAATGGCCTCTTATTTTCTGCTTTCGTCAAGACCTGCATCTTATATTCTTCCTGTTTCTCCGACCATTCCCTATACCTTTTTAACGTCGGGTCCTCCACATACCGTGCTTCCGCTACTTTCACCCCAGCAATGGTCTCTTTtgcccttgtttgtttttttaatatatgataTTTGCTGTATCAGTACGGCCCAAAGGAACGCCTTCAGGGTATCCCAGATCACTCCCAGTGGGGCTAACTCCGCGTTTACTTCTATAAACTCCTTTAGGCTGGCTGCTATTCTTTCTGAGTCCTCCATTAGCTCCAGCCAAAAGGGGTTTATTTTCCAGTCACTCTATTCcccatttttattgaaaagaCCACAGGTGAGTGGTC contains:
- the LOC120917327 gene encoding uncharacterized protein LOC120917327, with protein sequence MGVFFPKQVRIGDSEKGVFPRVLMPSATEVPGHSASQSQGKNRSSSGGLEGSGGPKCCLQSPKRRGEKRVLLPRFRGKETLWQVQVNLKPETTEQVSNIQKIPYGVNFHGKGPPTTELLYGLPGPQGRVPARTHCRGVSGVSTASDRLGNFGGAPTVPGLAIRSILLTPRVHKGPGGTNSFSASSGSGYNSVPGRPASFCSLSGTSLQGPGTNQKDPYGPRLAVKPGKIQSNTIAAHSLFRVHPGLHPAKGLPSIREGSKVRKVSICPPGQPSGFNQIPDVNTRTVNFHSTGSPVGRDSLSGPAGLCTQNLGPQLRTPRRPGTGPKSGKEIPLVVEKDHQSVTGSSMAYPVSIDCHHRRQRQRLGGSPGGTSSTGCLGSGRAETFLQLEGAEGDRFSSHLLSGETSRTPHPGEVRQCVGRGLCKQAGWHQVCSPVGHNNKNLSLGRNKHPVLISSFSKGDRKQYSGFPQSKSTEGRRVVPQSGGLPSFGQEMGVSGDRSLRIQGERKNTLVFLSGQGRGSKRDRCPIPELAIRDLLRLPTPSSSTTGPEKISAGEHLTYPCGTPLAQEGLVFGSQATDHRTPSFSSSSRGSPLAGSSSVPSGTQVEPCGVVTEESLLRSRGFSDKLTATLLNSRKKETRSIYRKVWIRFNTWCQEFSFPTQSHKSVLEFLQCGADKGLSVSTLKGQVSALSVFLESPLASNPWVIRFFRALSRQKPSQGPSFPKWDLSLVLQVLTGLPFEPLDKCSLKDLTFKTVFLVAVTTARRVSELEALSIRPPFCVIFPDRVVFKTDPAFLPKVASKFHRSQEVVLPSFCSNPSGEREFKFSTLDVRRCILQYLELTRAFRKSDSLFVLFSGTRKGQKASRRTIARWLRLVIGQAYSLTGREVPTGIKAHSTRAVATSQAERAGATPDQICRAATWSSYATFIKHYRVDLVSAGEQAFGRKVLQAVVPP